A stretch of Panthera tigris isolate Pti1 chromosome E2, P.tigris_Pti1_mat1.1, whole genome shotgun sequence DNA encodes these proteins:
- the ZNF304 gene encoding zinc finger protein 304 → MEAAARTDGAQGCVTFEDVFVYFSREEWELLEEAQRLLYRDVMLENFALVASLDCWREADNEETPEQNVFVGVSQLRTPESGPFIQKAHPCEVCDPLLRDILNLVECQGSPPLQKPYTRGPCGRGFLLSADFYRHQKRCSGDDLFGGDADGASYVKSYAVHVPGKPCTCREEGMDFLGGSGLFQCPTTSNGMIPYKRTECMESFPAGSSVGRQQTDHDGLVLFRCTDSEKAFLNTFTLLGSQVSQTEVRPFRCPPCGNMSKEKSALINHRKIHSGEASHVCKECGKAFVHLSHLKMHQKFHTGKRHYTCSECGKAFSRKDTLVQHQRVHTGERSYDCSECGKAYSRSSHLVQHQRIHTGERPYKCSECGKAFSRKDTLVQHQRFHTGERPYECSECGKFFSQSSHLIEHWRIHTGARPYECIECGKFFSHNSSLIKHRRVHTGARSYVCSKCGKAFSCKDTLVQHQIIHTGARPYECSECGKAFSRKDTLVQHQKIHTGERPYECGECGKFFSHSSNLIVHQRIHTGAKPYECTECGKCFSHNSSLILHQRVHTGARPYVCSECGKAYISSSHLVQHKKVHTGARPYECSECGKFFSRNSSLILHQRVHTGEKPYVCSECGKAYSRSSHLVRHQRVHTGEKPHECNSFGAPSATPLKLV, encoded by the exons ATGGAGGCTGCGGCGCGGACAGACGGGGCTCAG ggctgtgtgacctttgagGATGTGTTCGTGTACTTCTCCCGGGAGGAGTGGGAGCTCCTTGAGGAGGCTCAGAGACTCCTGTACCGtgatgtgatgctggagaacttTGCACTTGTGGCCTCATTGG ATTGTTGGCGTGAAGCAGACAACGAGGAGACGCCTGAGCAGAACGTTTTTGTCGGCGTGTCGCAGCTCAGGACTCCCGAGTCAGGTCCGTTCATCCAGAAAGCCCACCCGTGTGAGGTGTGTGATCCACTCTTAAGAGACATTTTGAACTTGGTGGAATGCCAGGGATCACCCCCCTTGCAGAAGCCGTACACGCGTGGCCCGTGTGGGAGAGGATTCTTACTCAGTGCGGACTTTTACCGGCACCAGAAGCGATGCAGTGGAGACGATCTCTTTGGAGGGGACGCTGATGGGGCCTCATACGTGAAGAGCTATGCAGTCCACGTGCCAGGGAAACCCTGTACttgcagggaggaggggatggaCTTTCTGGGCGGCTCTGGCCTCTTCCAGTGCCCTACCACCAGCAATGGGATGATTCCATACAAAAGGACTGAGTGCATGGAATCTTTCCCAGCCGGCTCCAGTGTCGGCCGGCAGCAGACAGACCATGATGGGCTGGTGCTCTTCCGTTGCACCGACAGCGAGAAAGCCTTCCTGAACACCTTTACTCTCCTCGGCAGCCAGGTAAGTCAGACTGAAGTAAGACCCTTTCGATGCCCGCCATGTGGAAATATGTCCAAGGAGAAATCAGCTCTTATCAATCACAGAAAAATTCACAGCGGAGAAGCATCGCATGTGTGTAAAGAGTGTGGAAAGGCCTTCGTTCACCTGTCTCACCTAAAAATGCACCAGAAATTTCACACTGGAAAAAGACATTACACATGCAGTGAGTGCGGGAAGGCCTTCAGCCGCAAAGACACACTTGTTCAGCACCAGAGAGTCCACACTGGAGAAAGGTCTTACGACTGCAGTGAGTGTGGAAAAGCCTATAGCAGAAGCTCCCACCTTGTTCAGCACCAGAGAATTCACACCGGAGAAAGACCTTACAAGTGCAGTGagtgtggaaaagccttcagccGGAAAGACACACTTGTGCAACACCAGAGGTTTCACACTGGAGAGAGGCCTTACGAGTGCAGTGAGTGTGGGAAGTTCTTTAGCCAAAGCTCCCACCTTATCGAGCACTGGAGAATTCACACTGGGGCAAGGCCTTATGAATGCATCGAATGTGGGAAGTTTTTTAGCCATAACTCAAGCCTCATCAAACATCGGAGAGTCCACACGGGAGCAAGGTCTTACGTGTGCAGCaaatgtgggaaagctttcagctGCAAAGACACACTTGTTCAGCACCAGATAATTCACACTGGAGCCAGGCCTTATGAGTGCAGcgagtgtgggaaagcctttagccGTAAAGACACACTTGTGCAGCACCAGAAAATCCACACCggagaaaggccttatgagtGCGGTGAATGTGGGAAATTTTTTAGCCATAGCTCCAACCTTATTGTACACcagagaatccacactggagCGAAGCCTTATGAGTGCACGGAATGTGGAAAGTGCTTCAGCCACAATTCCAGCCTCATTCTACACCAGAGAGTTCACACCGGCGCAAGGCCTTACGTGTGCAGCGAATGTGGAAAAGCCTACATCAGCAGCTCCCACCTTGTTCAGCACAAGAAAGTTCACACTGGAGCCAGACCTTACGAGTGCAGCGAATGTGGGAAATTCTTCAGCCGAAACTCTAGCCTCATTCTCCACCAGAGggttcacactggagaaaagccTTACGTGTGCAGCGAATGCGGGAAAGCCTACAGCAGAAGTTCCCATCTTGTCCGGCACCAGAGggttcacactggagaaaagccTCACGAATGCAACAGTTTCGGTGCTCCTTCAGCTACACCTCTTAAACTTGTTTAG